From a single Rosa rugosa chromosome 7, drRosRugo1.1, whole genome shotgun sequence genomic region:
- the LOC133722876 gene encoding uncharacterized protein LOC133722876: MEKMIDACKCADQRELEAEIARDVGKSLFTDDILNAVKPRRFTTLVFHKYDGTTDPVDHIKGYKQQISIETTDEKLMCKIFPSSLTGPASTWFQDLKPHSILDFDTLSRAFISQYFCNRKQKKDLATLFSTKQKPGEKVGIFFERFRAEMSHVNCAPQFAPIAFREGLLLGTPLYESLLGDPPKDMEDIITRVEGEIRIEKAKEACEARLTAVVTSREVEWNNTKNDIHSDRGGKPQDYLLE, encoded by the coding sequence atggaaaaaatgATTGATGCATGCAAGTGTGCCGATCAACGAGAGCTGGAGGCGGAAATCGCAAGGGACGTCGGTAAGTCTCTGTTTACCGACGACATTTTGAATGCGGTGAAACCCCGCCGGTTTACCACGCTAGTATTCCACAAATATGACGGAACAACCGACCCGGTGGACCATATCAAGGGTTACAAACAACAGATATCCATCGAGACAACCGACGAGAAGTTAATGTGCAAGATCTTCCCTTCCAGTCTCACGGGGCCTGCGTCGACATGGTTCCAAGACCTCAAGCCGCATTCCATACTGGATTTCGACACATTGAGCCGCGCTTTCATTTCACAATACTTCTGCAATCGCAAGCAAAAGAAGGACTTGGCGACTCTGTTCAGTACTAAGCAGAAGCCAGGGGAAAAGGTaggaattttttttgaaaggtttagAGCTGAAATGAGCCATGTTAATTGTGCTCCCCAATTCGCCCCAATCGCGTTCCGAGAAGGATTGCTTTTGGGAACACCGTTATACGAAAGTTTGCTAGGCGATCCGCCAAAGGACATGGAGGACATCATTACAAGGGTTGAGGGGGAGATCAGAATTGAAAAGGCCAAAGAAGCATGCGAGGCCCGACTCACTGCCGTTGTCACCTCGAGAGAAGTTGAATGGAATAACACAAAGAATGACATTCATAGTGATAGAGGAGGGAAACCTCAAGATTATCTCCTTGAATAA